A window of the Henckelia pumila isolate YLH828 chromosome 3, ASM3356847v2, whole genome shotgun sequence genome harbors these coding sequences:
- the LOC140890307 gene encoding uncharacterized protein: MKIQQHFTSVHYPQSNGQVEVTNRSLVQSLKTRLGKAQGNWVEELPSVLWLYRTTPRIGTGETPFSLVYGNEAVLPAEIGEESARIIFYDEKNGERRMEDLDFLDEKREAAPIKMEAYKSRIAQSYNRRVRRKGFQVGDLVLRRVQDAVVGKLDPKWD, from the coding sequence ATGAAAATTCAACAGCACTTCACATCAGTCCATTATCCTCAAAGCAATGGTCAAGTGGAGGTGACTAACCGGTCTTTGGTGCAAAGCTTGAAGACGCGCTTGGGAAAAGCCCAAGGAAATTGGGTGGAAGAGCTTCCTAGTGTGTTATGGTTGTATCGTACTACGCCAAGAATTGGGACCGGAGAGACCCCATTTAGTCTGGTGTATGGAAATGAGGCAGTTCTACCGGCAGAGATTGGAGAAGAGTCAGCTCGAATCATTTTCTATGATGAGAAAAATGGAGAAAGGAGAATGGAAGACTTAGATTTTTTGGATGAAAAGAGAGAAGCTGCTCCCATCAAAATGGAGGCGTATAAGAGCAGGATAGCTCAATCCTATAATCGTCGGGTGCGAAGGAAGGGATTCCAGGTAGGAGATTTGGTACTCAGAAGAGTTCAAGATGCGGTTGTAGGGAAGCTCGACCCTAAATGGGATTGA
- the LOC140890306 gene encoding uncharacterized protein, with amino-acid sequence MTYDSGEEKSKGEEMESGWAILGIVTTDGDSGRARKAHGRRLENFEVNSQLSCPTDPNISFGREDLKDVVVPHNDPLLVTLTIANYDVARIFVDTGSSVNIIFKETLDQMKLDPITTELYGFTGHALQPLGQIVLPLSLGNGEKRKADRLCYVNEVKIDAKKKRREVGMVSVGRTSRVFGQKVLLMSEEVKQRLVDCLKKNKDVFAWSVSELKGSSGKWRMCVDFRDLNKACPKDCYPLPRIDQLVDSTAGHQYLCFMDAYQGYHQIPLAEEDQDKVSFTTSHGTFCYRVMPFGLKNAGATYQRLMDRVFASQIGRNVEVYVDDILVKSQDDVGLLADLEETFSTLRAYQVKLNPEKCVFGFRGGKFLGYMVTERGIEANPEKAFDDLKSYLAELPVLAKAIPGEPLYLYLSALEEAVSLVLIRQEGVAQHPIYFFSHALKGAELRYSEVENLVLALVMTARKLRPYFLSHPIVVLTNSPIGRILTRVDNSGRLVKWTMELSEYDIQYEPRSAIKAQALADFLAKTRHVEAEDLWKVYVDGSSNNEGCGVGVFLISPRGDEIRLTVRLDFRASNNEAEYEAVLIGLRAAKQAGAARVHLYSDSQLVAQQVNGTYEVKNEKLKEYMRAIEEARGLFDEVMFEQIPRESNEKADYLAKMASSLHNWKNRDVVVQVELAPSTELTPLAQEESDWRRELLEYMEKGELLKDPKKAYRLKQKSLRFVMVEGVLYKRSFSGPLLKCLGPKEAHYILKKIHEGCCGNHLGSYSLARKTSASASSVNERNRGSVSFRSVGNGYCGSLPSGPSPEEILVGRY; translated from the exons ATGACGTACGACAGTGGCGAAGAAAAATCGAAGGGAGAAGAGATGGAATCGGGTTGGGCGATTTTGGGGATag tgactaCAGATGGAGATTCAGGAAGGGCTCGCAAAGCTCACGGGCGCAGATTAGAAAATTTTGAGGTAAATTCTCAGCTTAGCTGTCCTACTGATCCGAACATTAGTTTTGGAAGGGAAGATTTAAAGGATGTGGTGGTACCTCATAATGATCCCTTATTGGTCACCTTGACCATAGCCAATTATGATGTGGCTCGCATCTTTGTTGATACTGGTAGCTCAGTAAACATTATCTTCAAAGAAACCCTTGATCAAATGAAGTTGGATCCAATCACCACGGAGTTGTATGGGTTCACGGGTCATGCTTTGCAACCGTTGGGACAAATAGTGCTCCCATTATCTCTTGGAAATGGAGAGAAGAGA AAGGCAGATCGGTTGTGTTATGTGAATGAGGTGAAGATTGATGCAAAGAAGAAGAGGAGGGAAGTAGGAATGGTTTCAGTAGGTCGGACATCGAGGGTGTTTGGTCAGAAGGTACTTCTGATGTCTGAAGAAG TGAAGCAAAGATTGGTTGACTGCTTGAAGAAGAACAAGGATGTTTTTGCTTGGTCTGTGTCAGAGCTCAAAGGG AGTTCAGGCAAGTGGAGGATGTGTGTCGATTTCAGAGACTTGAACAAGGCATGCCCCAAAGATTGTTATCCACTGCCTCGAATCGATCAGTTGGTTGACTCTACGGCAGGTCATCAGTACTTATGCTTCATGGATGCATATCAGGGGTATCACCAAATTCCTTTGGCGGAGGAAGATCAGGACAAAGTAAGTTTCACTACCTCTCATGGAACTTTTTGTTACagagtgatgccttttggtttgaagaaTGCAGGGGCCACTTATCAAAGGCTCATGGACAGAGTGTTCGCCTCCCAAATTGGCAGAAATGTGgaagtttatgtggatgatattctGGTGAAGTCTCAGGATGATGTGGGATTGTTGGCCGACCTTGAGGAGACTTTCTCGACTTTAAGAGCTTATCAGGTGAAACTTAATCCGGAGAAGTGTGTATTTGGATTTAGGGGAGGTAAGTTTTTGGGGTACATGGTTACTGAGAGGGGCATAGAGGCCAATCCTGAGAAG GCATTTGATGACCTAAAAAGCTATTTAGCTGAACTCCCTGTGTTGGCTAAGGCAATTCCTGGTGAACCATTGTACCTCTATTTATCAGCTTTAGAAGAGGCAGTCAGCTTAGTACTTATTAGGCAGGAGGGAGTAGCTCAACACCCTATCTATTTCTTTTCACATGCCCTTAAGGGTGCAGAACTCCGGTATTCGGAGGTGGAAAATCTAGTGTTGGCCTTGGTTATGACAGCAAGGAAGCTCAGACCTTACTTTCTATCACATCCTATTGTGGTACTGACCAACAGCCCTATTGGGAGGATATTGACGCGAGTTGATAATTCGGGAAGATTGGTGAAATGGACTATGGAGCTCAGTGAGTATGACATCCAGTATGAACCAAGGTCAGCCATTAAGGCTCAGGCGTTGGCAGATTTCCTGGCCAAAACGAGACATGTGGAAGCAGAGGATTTGTGGAAAGTATATGTTGATGGCTCTTCTAATAATGAAGGATGTGGAGTGGGGGTGTTTTTGATCTCTCCTCGTGGAGATGAGATCAGATTGACAGTTAGGTTGGATTTTCGAGCTTCTAATAATGAGGCAGAGTATGAGGCTGTGTTAATCGGCCTCCGTGCAGCTAAGCAAGCAGGGGCAGCTCGGGTGCATCTCTACTCTGATTCACAGTTAGTAGCTCAGCAGGTTAATGGAACGTATGAAGTGAAAAATGAGAAGTTGAAAGAATACATGAGGGCGATAGAGGAAGCTCGGGGCCTCTTTGATGAGGTAATGTTTGAACAAATTCCGAGGGAGAGTAATGAAAAAGCAGATTATCTTGCCAAGATGGCTAGCTCACTTCATAACTGGAAGAACAGAGACGTAGTCGTGCAAGTGGAATTAGCACCTTCTACTGAGCTCACACCATTAgctcaggaagagagtgactggAGAAGAGAGCTCTTGGAATACATGGAGAAGGGCGAGTTACTAAAGGATCCAAAGAAGGCATATCGGTTGAAGCAGAAGAGTCTCCGCTTTGTGATGGTGGAGGGAGTTCTTTATAAGAGGTCATTTTCTGGACCTCTTCTCAAGTGTTTAGGCCCTAAGGAAGCTCATTATATCTTGAAGAAGATACACGAGGGGTGTTGTGGCAATCACTTGGGGTCTTATTCTCTAGCCCGTAAG ACTTCAGCATCAGCCAGCAGCGTTAATGAAAGGAATCGTGGCAGCGTGTCCTTTCGATCAGTGGGGAATGGATATTGTGGGTCCCTTCCCTCCGGTCCCAGCccagaagaaattcttgttggTCGCTATTGA